Genomic segment of Parabacteroides pacaensis:
CCGGGGAATTGGACGAAGCCCGCAGATATTTTGCCCTTTTAAAACAAATCGGCCATACTTATAATGAAGCAGCTTCGTATTATATGGCTTATATCGATTATGCAACGGGAAATTATAATAATGCGCTCGTTGAGTTTAATCAATTAAAAAGCCTTCCGGAGTATAAGGAACAATCTCTTTATTATATTACTCAAATTTACTTTATACAAAATAAGTTTGATAAAGCTATCGCGGAAGGAGAGGCTCTTCTAAAAGCTTATCCTCAAAGTAAGAATAATGCGGAAGTATACCGTATTTTAGGTAATTCTTATTATCATCTGGGGAATCCGGACGAAGCTATTCACTGGCTCGACCAATATATGGCAAATACTGACAATCCTTTGCGGGGTGATTTATATATATTAGGCGTTTGTTATTATGATCAAGGGAATTATAAAAAAGCAGTTCAGTATTTAGGGCAAACTGTCCGGCAGGATGACGCGTTAACGCAAAGTGCTTACCTTTATCTGGGACAAGCCTATTTGCATTTAGGTGACAAAAATAATGCGCGGATGGCTTTTGAAAATGCTGCCAAGAAATCTTTCGACCGTCAGATAAAAGAAGTGGCGTTATATAATTATGCGCTTCTTATCCATGAAACCAATTTTACCGGATTTGGAGAATCGGTAACTATTTTCGAATCGTTTTTAAATGATTTTCCCAATTCGAAATATACGGATAAAGTAAATGACTATTTGGTAGAGGTGTATCTTACGACTAAAAATTATGAATCGGCCTTGGCTTCTATCGAAAAGATTAAGCATCCGAGTACTAAAATTTTACAAGCCAAACAAGATATTCTCTTTCAATTAGGTACGCAGGCATTTACTAATTCAAAGTTCGAGGAGGCTTTGCAATTGTTTAATAAAGCGATCGGTTTAGGAGCATACGATGCGGAAGCGCGGAATAATGCTTATTTCTGGCGGGGAGAATCTTATTACCGATTGGGAGATTACCAGAAAGCGATTTCGGACTATCGGACTTATTTAAATAATACGCGCGACCGGAACAGTGAAATGTATGCCTTGGCACAATATAATATAGGATATTCCTATTTTAAATTAAGAGAGTATGAACCGGCATTAGACTGGTTTAAGAAATATACCAATACGGAAAAAGATCAGGCTGCTCCTTCGTTGGCGGATGCTTATAACCGTATTGGAGACTGCTTGTTTTATAACCGCCAGTTTGCTTTGGCGGAAGAAAATTATACCCGAGCTGCCGGTTTGCTGCCTTCTGCGGGTGATTATTCAGTTTATCAGAAAGCGTATGTGCTGGGCTTGCAGAAAGATTACAAAGGTAAGATTAACGTGTTAGACCGCTTAATTCGTGAGTTTCCCGAATCCCAATACATCGATGATGCTCTGTTTGAAAAAGGTCGTTCGTATGTAATGCTCGAAAATAGTGCTACGGCAGCTCAATCTTTTGAGGAGTTAATGCGTCGTTTTCCTCAAAGTAGCCTGGCGCGGAAAGCCGGGGTCCAGTTAGGATTACTTTATTATAATGAGAACAGGCCGGATGATGCAATTGCCATGTATAAACGGGTAATCAGTAATTATCCTGGTAGCGAAGAAGCGAAAGTGGCTTTGCAGGATCTCAAATCTATTTATATCGATTTGAATGACATCAGTTCGTTTGCTGCTTATGCGAATTCGTTGGGAGGAAATGTCAGGTTTGAAGCAAGTGAACAAGATTCACTTACTTACTTAGCTGCTGAAAAGCTTTTTATGCGGGGTGATAATGAGGGTGCGCAAAGAAGTTTAGTTAATTATCTGCAGACTTTCCCCCAAGGTGCTTTTAGTTCGAATGCAAATTATTATTTGGCAAGTATTGCCTTTAATCATAAAGATTATGACGAAGCTAAGCGGTTATTTGCTCTTGTATTAGAAAGTGGGGATACTAAATTTTTAGAAGAATCATTAGCCAGGAAAGCTGAAATTGAATATTTGCAAAAAGATTATGGAGCTGCTTTGGAATCGTTCCAACGTTTACAGGCTATAGCAGAAGATCCGGCTAACCGGGAGGCTGCTTATTTGGGGGTTATGCGTAGTGCCCGTTTTTCTAATAAATTAAATGATGCCTTGCAAGCTGCCAATCAGTTATTGAAAAATGTGAAGTTGTCGCCGGAAGTAAACAATGAAGCCCGTTATACGCGTGCAAAAGCTTATATCGCTAATAATGAACCGGAGAAAGCATTGAGTGATTTGAAAGCTTTAAGTAAAGATACACGTACGGCTCAGGGTGCGGAAGCTAAATATTTATTGGCTCAATTGTATTTCGATAGCAATGAAACGGATAAAGCGGAAAAAGAGTTGATGAATTTTGTGGAAAATGGTACGCCTCATCAATATTGGCTGGCTCGTGGGTTTATTTTACTGGCTGATATTTACATAAATAAAGGGGATGACTTCCAGGCTCGCCAATATCTGGTAAGTTTGCAAAATAATTATAAGGAAAATGATGATATTGCCGGTATGATAGAAGATAGATTGGGTAAACTAAAGAAATAAGGAACAATAACGATGAATGCTAATTTATATATCACGGGAATACGCATATTTGGGGTTGCGGCATTATTGAGTGTTACATTCCAAACGTATGCACAGGAGGATAAAAAAGATAAAAACCTGAACCGGGAAATGACCTTGGAGAGGGAATACGATCCTTCGGTTCAAGATGCTTCTAAAGTGAATTCTT
This window contains:
- a CDS encoding tetratricopeptide repeat protein; its protein translation is MKRILIPLCLVVTAHCVCGQRAYQYQSDNRLFEEGKELFTLKNYSGSIDKLEAYKNQSKNADLIQEADYMIASAIYQQGRKDAPEVLKEYLEIYPDTRHAPEINFFIGSSHFGKGEYEKAIYFFNQSDLDLLSLEQQEAYSFRLAYSLLQTGELDEARRYFALLKQIGHTYNEAASYYMAYIDYATGNYNNALVEFNQLKSLPEYKEQSLYYITQIYFIQNKFDKAIAEGEALLKAYPQSKNNAEVYRILGNSYYHLGNPDEAIHWLDQYMANTDNPLRGDLYILGVCYYDQGNYKKAVQYLGQTVRQDDALTQSAYLYLGQAYLHLGDKNNARMAFENAAKKSFDRQIKEVALYNYALLIHETNFTGFGESVTIFESFLNDFPNSKYTDKVNDYLVEVYLTTKNYESALASIEKIKHPSTKILQAKQDILFQLGTQAFTNSKFEEALQLFNKAIGLGAYDAEARNNAYFWRGESYYRLGDYQKAISDYRTYLNNTRDRNSEMYALAQYNIGYSYFKLREYEPALDWFKKYTNTEKDQAAPSLADAYNRIGDCLFYNRQFALAEENYTRAAGLLPSAGDYSVYQKAYVLGLQKDYKGKINVLDRLIREFPESQYIDDALFEKGRSYVMLENSATAAQSFEELMRRFPQSSLARKAGVQLGLLYYNENRPDDAIAMYKRVISNYPGSEEAKVALQDLKSIYIDLNDISSFAAYANSLGGNVRFEASEQDSLTYLAAEKLFMRGDNEGAQRSLVNYLQTFPQGAFSSNANYYLASIAFNHKDYDEAKRLFALVLESGDTKFLEESLARKAEIEYLQKDYGAALESFQRLQAIAEDPANREAAYLGVMRSARFSNKLNDALQAANQLLKNVKLSPEVNNEARYTRAKAYIANNEPEKALSDLKALSKDTRTAQGAEAKYLLAQLYFDSNETDKAEKELMNFVENGTPHQYWLARGFILLADIYINKGDDFQARQYLVSLQNNYKENDDIAGMIEDRLGKLKK